In the Triticum aestivum cultivar Chinese Spring chromosome 2B, IWGSC CS RefSeq v2.1, whole genome shotgun sequence genome, ATGTTtcagagaaaaataaaaaaggaaaagaggGCAGTTACAGCGCCAATTCCTCAGCCCAAAGCTGGCTAGGGTAATGGCCTATCAATGATACAGCAAAAATTCATCAACCCAAAGACACAACCGCCCTACCAACACTCTCCATCAGTTCGGATGAACTGGTCAGGTGCATACACTTGCAACCACATACACTTGCAACCAAGAAGAGGTTTAGGGCTCAAAACCCAATAAACGCAATAAATAATTGCGACAATACCTCAGGTTCCACTGCCCACATCATAACTCTAAAGGAAGTGTTGGTGAACTGGTTAGTTGCATGCAACTTGCAACCAAGAGGTTCATGGTTCAAAACCACATCCTACAATGGACGATACTGTCACTACAACAGTTTTCCAAATATATTCTTGGAGTTAAACACAACACAGAATCATTCAGGCCAAACGTAGGACCACTATCTTCGAACGGTTACCCGAGTTAAGTACCATATATAAGTTACATTTAAATATGGCGTGCAAAAGATAATATGTCCGGTTATGTCTATGTCTCAACTAATTCCTTCATAGTAAGTTGACGCTACTGAGTAAGCCTTGTGTCCGCAGCAACTCCTGGTAGAGCAGAAGTGGCCGAACAGGGGCGCAAAAGGCTGGTAATAGCATGCCTGCAGATATGAATGAGCAAAGTCAGCATATTTGAACAACTATACAAGATCATTTCACATTTACAAAACACACATTCGTAACTATAGAATCAATCAATTATGTACGTAACTCGTGTTCTGATCAAATTGAGCACGCAAGAAATTAGTAACTGAAATCATCTGTTTACAAATGGAAATTAGTTATGTGTGACTTGATGCTTTGGCACCGATTGTTTTAGTAAAAAAACATCATCGCCATTGTATGCATTCCCTTCATTTCATCGTCCTCTCCCTATCAAACGTTCTTGCAACAACGAAGAAACCTTGCCTCACAACTCCCAGGAAATAGCTTAAAGGTGGCTCAAAAAGGATAAAAACATATCTTCAAATTCTAATTTTCAGTTTCATGAATCTACACACATGAAATTAGCAGTTTATTCCCAGTACCTTGAATGGGAACAGATTAGTATGAAAAGAGCAGCTTCGACAAAACAAGTTGATAACAAagttttattatgtactccctccgtcccaaaataagtgtctcaactttgtactaaagttgagacacttatcttcagacggagggagtagcaattaGCATAATAACTGCTAGGATCTAGAAAAGCTGGTCATGGATAACTTGCTTAAGCCAATTAGATGTAGAGTGCTTTTCTGCTATTCTAATGGAATGCATAGCACTTGTGCTGATTCAAGATGTAGAAAGCATATGATTTGGAAATACTTAAGAAAAAAGGTATTCAGTTTACTGGCAGAAATGTTGAATGTGATTTATAAGCTATAATTTGATGAAACAGTTGTGAGGCCAGATACCAGTGTCTCAGTTGGGTTGAGGAGAGACATTGAGGTATGAAAGCTTAGTTCAGGCGCGCCGCATGGCAACACCATATGGTACATGGTCAGCAGATGCATGGATGGCATAGGGCAAGTTAGTTAGCATTTATGTCAAATTGGTTCCTATGCAGAATAACATGACACAGAATGCTGATCGATGGTATACGAGATAGTACATTCAGACACCCATTTTGTTTCTACTCCTTGTTTGCTCATAATTACTCCCTTAAATTGGACAGTGCAGCACTCAATCGACACAGGTGttaaaaggtactccctccgttccataaagTGTCGtcgttttagttcaaatttgaactaaaacctcAACAATTATTattgaatggagggagtagcagaAATTACTGTGGCAACAAAAAAAAAAGAATGGTAATGAGTATTATCTACTACAGAATTTGTCCTACTGTTATAATTCTTGACACATAACCTTCAAGGATAATGCTAACAATTAGCAAATTTACATGTTTCAAGTAACAGGCACACTAggaagtcctaaacatcaacacaACTAGCTGTAACCAAAGCCAAATTGGATTAGCACATATATAGAGTTAACGAATAACAAACAACAAGACCACGGTAAATGTCATAAATATAACGTTTTAGACGCCCTGCAACAGAACCAAGATAGCTGTACCAATTCCCTATGGTAACAAAAACTGTGACTTCAAGTTCACTGAAAATAAATTCTTAATGAATAAGCATGTCTTTGTTCACTCAAAATACACCCTGGAAAATATGAAACGCATTAAATTCAACATTGAATGTTTACACTGATCTATTCAACACAATTTGAAGACAAAATGTGTCCAATCTGACTGCCTATTCTAGAAAATTgacaaaaaaacacaactgggtGCATGAGTCATCATAGTGATTAAACATAGTGATGAGATATACATCTATCTCATATCCCATAACATGTTGGGACTGGCACAAATTTTCAATCTACTTTTCATACACCATTGTAAAACATGGCGCAGAAGGGTATCATCCTGTCTGTTAGTACTCCTTCCGTCccttaatataagagcgttttttacactacaaCATGAAGTGTCTATGTACGTTTACAAACTAATAAGGACTCACTGGCAGAGCTCCATTCCTAGTTGTTTGATATAGGCAGGGACAGCTGGTCAACCAAATTAAACAAGGCAGAACACAATGGATGGTTGCACAAAAAATGTGCCAAGGAGAAACAATCTTTTGAGACAACTTCACAGGATAAGCTAGTCATAGGAGAAAGCATAAAAGTTGGAAAATTCTCTGTGGCCGGGAATTtcaattactccctctgtaaactaatataagagtgtttagatcactactttagtattctaaacgctcttatattagtttacggagggagtaccatttagTGGCGCCTTCTTggatgatcatcaccatcatcatcactgtcCCTTGACTGGCTCCTTGACCTGAGCCGCCCTCGCCGCTCCCAGTCATCGTGCTCAGTATACTGTGGGTACCTCTTTTGTTCACCACCTCCGTGCTGATCCTTGTCATTCCAGTTCCTCTcacgccccctttccctctccgggGCATACTCCCGATGCCGGTCCCTCTCCCTgggccgttcgccgccgccgccccggccatacGACCTCCTATCTGGGTTGCCCCTCACATTGCCAATGTCCTTGTCCTGATTCCTACCACCTGGCCCGGTGCCACGCAGTTTTACATAGCCCCCGTTCCCATTCCGGTACTGCTGCTGCACTTGGCGGTGGTGCTGCTGCAGCCGTGGCTGCTGCTGCCATGACATGTCACAACCTCCAAAATTCCATGGCTGAAGCCCACCCCATAAGCCCCCAGCCATGCCCTGATTAGGCCACATCCCTGTGCCAGGGCCACCCATTGCCATTCTGCTGGCTGCCAAGTATGCCGGGTTCACATGGGGCGGCACCACTGAAGGCATCGCATCAGTACCCATCCCCGCATTGTACTGCCCAATCGACGACGGGAACCCGCCGCCGCCTCCGATCATCGCAGCGAACTGCCGCGGCCGGGGAGCCATGGGTCCCACAGCCGACCCATCGCCCAAAGACCCCACCTTGCCCCGGGCTGTTGTCACGCTGCTCGCGCTCCCGCCGCGGCCTTGGGTGGGGTTCGGGGTTGGGGCCGTGGCCGGAGCCGAGGCGTCGGAATCGGcaccgaagcggcggagctcgggcggacAGGAGAGCGAGGCGACGCAGTGGTGCCCGTCGAAGACGCGCCCGTGGAGCGCGGCCGCCGCCGAGGCGGCCGCGGCCGGGTGGAGGAAGTCGGCGCGGCAGGAACCGCGCGACCTGCCAGAGCACTTGTCGGCGTAGAAGTAGAGGCCGTCGAGCGCGCCGTGCGGCGCGAGCGCGGCCTCCACCTCCGCGTCCGTCGTCCACCAGGGTAGGTCGCCGATGTACAGCGCCGTggtgggcggcgacgacgacgtagAGCCCCCCGGCGCGCGCCGCGGCGGCTGGTGCCGGAAGGTGGGTGCTTTTGGCTGTCGCGGGCTGGGCGGTTTTTGCAGAGGAAGCGGCGGCTGGTGCTGCGGGGTGGGTTTTTTTGGGGGCTCCGGTACGGACACGGGCTCGGGCTGCGGCTTGGGNNNNNNNNNNNNNNNNNNNNNNNNNNNNNNNNNNNNNNNNNNNNNNNNNNNNNNNNNNNNNNNNNNNNNNNNNNNNNNNNNNNNNNNNNNNNNNNNNNNNNNNNNNNNNNNNNNNNNNNNNNNNNNNNNNNNNNNNNNNNNNNNNNNNNNNNNNNNNNNNNNNNNNNNNNNNNNNNNNNNNNNNNNNNNNNNNNNNNNNNNNNNNNNNNNNNNNNNNNNNNNNNNNNNNNNNNNNNNNNNNNNNNNNNNNNNNNNNNNNNNNNNNNNNNNNNNNNNNNNNNNNNNNNNNNNNNNNNNNNNNNNNNNNNNNNNNNNNNNNNNNNNNNNNCTGAGGTTGACGTCGCCGTAGAGGTCGTcgcagtcgtcgtcgaaggtggcgccGGGGGAGGGGGGGTACTGGATGGCCCCGATCGGCTCCGCGACGGCCGCAttgagctcgccgccggcgtccaTGGAGGCGCTAGCGACGAGGAGGGGGGGTTTAGCGTGCGTGCTTTGGTTGGTTGGGTTAAACTCTGCGGACGGCGACTCTGGTTTGGTTGAGCTCAAAGAACAAGAAGAAACCAAAGGACCAGTTCACCACATGGTCAAAAAAAAGGACCCTACAGTGTCTAGACTCTTCACCCTCGACTGATCACACGAAACCAAACGCACTCTAAATTCCGGTACACAAGGTTGAATGTCCATGATCTGCAAGAATCATCGTACCAAACCAAACACATGGTAAACATTTCAAGCAGAGGCTGCAAGTATGATATTTTGTGGACCTGCTATTTTTTTTCCTAAGCCAACCAAGTTGCGCATTGCGGAATTGAGAGCATCTAGAGTCGGACCCCCCTATGCCTGGGGACGTGCCCGGTCGCGTCCGTGGACAGTGATCGACCATCCCTCAAAAAACGCATTCCACATCCGGATACCTCAAATTAGAAATCTCAAATCTATATTACTACATGCAACGTGAAACCTAACCTAAGCAGTGCTTGTCCGATTCTGCTCGCCGCTCGCCCGACTCCACCCTGGCCATGTTCGCGGCTGCGCTCCTGTGTTGGTCCGGTCGCCGGCAAGGTAGggtagggcatgggacacgagccggctcacgggactcaagacccgccgtctcccatgccctactcttcctcgtcggagcccgaAACCTGaacggtgccggtggacgtcagatcgatgacggatccgtcCGGGGATGAGCCGCCGACGTCCACCACGATGCGGTTGCGGAACCTGGACTGATGCACCATACGGGGTGTcggagaatgcgactccgcctcgccGGCTTTCTTCGCCGCGAGGACTGTCGCCACCTCCCACGCCCGGTGCCTTGCACGGCTTGCACGCTGTGCCATGGCCTCATGGGACGATGATGCGTCCCCAATATCTGCGCGCCACTGGAAGGTTGCTCGTCCGCCAGCGCGTTCGGAGGCCAGACGGACCGCACGACCACTGGCGAGGCAGCTACGGCTGGCCTAGCAccggatccatgcgccatttggaCGGACGTAATGGATCCCAACAGATGGAGTCCAAGTGCAACCGTCCACGGGCCTCTTCCCGGGCGCGGCGAAGCGCAAGCCGGACGGCCATCTCCCCCTCGGTGCCACGTGGGATGAACTCGGGGTCGACGAATCTGGAGAtgaaggactcggatccgctgcccgccatgccagAGACGACTGGAAGGAGCCGGAGACGAGCTTGGGTGGGGGAAGGGGAGTGGAGGGGAGGGGGgtaaagtggctagggtttggtccatCAAGCGAATGTGAAGGATTTTATGTGGGGTTGGGTAGGCCAGCGTGGGCCGGGTCTGACGTGGCGGGTGTGCCCGGGCGCCCCATATCCGTCCCATATTTGGGCTGAATATGGGGGGTGTCGATCAGTCCGGGCCCGTTTGAGGGGCCCGTCTGGGTCTCCGTCTGGGCGCGTTTGTCTCTAGTTCGGATGACTACCATCCGAAACTGTCGCACATGGCCGAGCTGCCACACGCGCCCATCTACCCAGAGCCAGGGACGGAGATAGTGGATATCTCCGATGTTGAGTAGTCTACATATGTACGTAGTATGCAAGTTCTTTTATCTGCATGGCTAGTGTGGATTTGAGGTTTCATGTTTGAGGTGCTTGGTTGCAGTGGCCGATGTTTTTTGTGCTATGGCACGTCCGCGAGTGTTCGGGGGGCGGACTTTGGTACTTTTGATTGTAGATGTTGTAAGTTCGTAAAACCAAAAAAAAGACTACTATGACTTGAAAATAAGGACTTTTTAGGCTACTTGGGAATTTACGCTCCATTCATTTATTACAATCAAAAGAATTTTAAACGCCATAGGGTTCAAAGGAACCGTTACATCTATATCAACGCCATAGGGTTCAAAGGAACCCAAATATGTTATTTAAAATAAAGTTGAGCATACATTATGAAACAATTTCAAGATATCTCTCAAAAATACACTTCATGCTAAATTTAGCAATATCAATGTAGTGTTGTATTACCTTTGTTCATAAATAAGcgacgtggttttagttcaaactttAAAAAGGTTTGACCAACTCACGCTATAATTGCAGTTTTACTCATATAGGCCAAAACTGAATGAAAAAAAAACTACTTTGGTCCCTATATATCTCTTCGGCCCTATTCTGTTGTGTTTGGTCTGGTTTGAACCATGAACTTCTATATTAAACCTTAAAATTTCTAAAACCATTTAAAATGAACTCTATgctagatggcgggagtacttcgacaagttgtTCAATGGGAAGAATGAGAGTTCTACTATTGAATTGGACGACTCCCTTGATGAGACCAACATGcgtttgtgcggcgaatccagaagtctgaggtcaaggaggctttataaaggatgaaaggaggcaaggcgatggggcctgattgtatccccattgaggtgtggaaaggcctcgggggcatagcgatagtatggctaaccaagcttttcaaccttatttttcgggcaaacaagatggcagaagaatggagacggagtatattagtaccaatttAAGAACAAGTGGGATATTCAGAATTGTACCAATTACCGTGGAATttagctgatgagccatacaatgaaacTATGGGAGAGAGGCATTGAGCACTGactaagaagaatgacaagcatgaacaaaaatcagtttggttt is a window encoding:
- the LOC123039268 gene encoding translation initiation factor IF-2; its protein translation is MDAGGELNAAVAEPIGAIQYPPSPGATFDDDCDDLYGDPQPEPVSVPEPPKKPTPQHQPPLPLQKPPSPRQPKAPTFRHQPPRRAPGGSTSSSPPTTALYIGDLPWWTTDAEVEAALAPHGALDGLYFYADKCSGRSRGSCRADFLHPAAAASAAAALHGRVFDGHHCVASLSCPPELRRFGADSDASAPATAPTPNPTQGRGGSASSVTTARGKVGSLGDGSAVGPMAPRPRQFAAMIGGGGGFPSSIGQYNAGMGTDAMPSVVPPHVNPAYLAASRMAMGGPGTGMWPNQGMAGGLWGGLQPWNFGGCDMSWQQQPRLQQHHRQVQQQYRNGNGGYVKLRGTGPGGRNQDKDIGNVRGNPDRRSYGRGGGGERPRERDRHREYAPERERGRERNWNDKDQHGGGEQKRYPQYTEHDDWERRGRLRSRSQSRDSDDDGDDHPRRRH